A portion of the Deltaproteobacteria bacterium genome contains these proteins:
- a CDS encoding LytTR family DNA-binding domain-containing protein, with translation MNTTRACPNHDFGNVDCVKHNSRTWQPAYREMLTPAVVLLSITTTAAFVVLYTVIGAAGTYATLDWPQRLALWGIAGVFCFPICYATAVLALYLWDSRPLGQLLFALTAVTAGLAISSTALIYTLDRVLWPEYPAHDLVALYVWVFPPMVLGSIFVSYLISRRQRQGHPVDRFPEAASEPRGRIPAAHPHEGSVAVAVPADPSQPDSPFFARLPAKLGRDLIYLKMNDHYVEAFTSAGRGIILMRFADAVTELGDAGMQVHRSSWVSFRHVVTLVRDRHRRFLELTGGHRVRVSRTHLPAVRLAIESLEAGIRSGPSARMSSKVSPDPIRIAATDDNPPQSLKPPPNAMPPQRQPPAQSVLPLSHFLPVGSGDSEPVSPAPRSR, from the coding sequence GTGAATACAACGAGAGCTTGCCCAAACCACGATTTTGGTAACGTTGACTGCGTAAAACACAATTCACGAACCTGGCAACCGGCGTATCGCGAGATGCTAACGCCGGCTGTCGTGCTCCTGTCGATTACGACGACGGCCGCCTTCGTTGTTCTTTACACCGTCATCGGCGCGGCGGGGACCTACGCGACCCTCGATTGGCCGCAACGTCTCGCCTTGTGGGGAATCGCCGGCGTCTTTTGTTTCCCCATCTGTTACGCCACGGCAGTCCTGGCTCTTTATCTCTGGGACTCGCGACCGTTGGGACAGCTCCTATTCGCTTTGACCGCGGTGACCGCGGGCTTGGCCATATCATCTACCGCGCTCATCTACACGCTCGACCGGGTTCTGTGGCCCGAGTACCCGGCCCATGACTTGGTCGCGCTCTACGTGTGGGTTTTTCCTCCGATGGTACTGGGCAGCATTTTCGTCTCGTATTTGATCTCCAGACGCCAACGCCAGGGCCATCCCGTCGATCGGTTTCCGGAGGCGGCCTCGGAGCCACGCGGTCGGATTCCCGCGGCGCACCCCCACGAAGGCTCGGTGGCGGTTGCCGTGCCGGCAGACCCATCTCAGCCCGACTCCCCGTTCTTCGCGCGACTTCCCGCGAAGCTGGGTCGTGACCTGATCTATCTCAAAATGAACGATCACTACGTCGAAGCGTTCACCTCCGCCGGGCGCGGCATCATCCTGATGCGCTTCGCCGACGCCGTCACCGAGCTCGGTGACGCGGGAATGCAGGTGCACCGATCCTCCTGGGTGTCCTTTCGCCACGTGGTGACGTTGGTGCGGGACCGACATCGCAGGTTCCTGGAACTGACCGGGGGACACAGGGTGCGGGTGAGTCGCACCCACCTTCCCGCGGTTCGCCTGGCCATAGAAAGTCTGGAGGCGGGTATCCGATCCGGGCCGAGCGCGAGGATGTCCAGCAAGGTGAGCCCAGATCCCATCCGTATCGCGGCCACGGACGACAACCCGCCACAATCCTTGAAACCACCCCCTAACGCGATGCCGCCCCAGCGTCAGCCCCCGGCGCAGAGTGTTCTGCCCTTGAGCCACTTCCTTCCAGTGGGAAGCGGAGACTCCGAGCCGGTTTCTCCAGCACCGCGGTCACGCTAA
- a CDS encoding amidase has translation MSDLCFSSIDSIAPRLQKREVSPVELTQAYLDRIHAVDGDLHAYVNLMEEGALAEARTAEREIQNGRYRGPLHGIPFAVKDQYDVEGALSMVRIPQPPGPGEDCAAVRRLREAGAVLLGKLNMSGLPGGIKGARNPWNLDHVPGGSSTGSGAGIAGGLCMGSLGEDTAGSIRNPASFCGISGLKPTYGRVSRFGLAPLGWSLDTAGPMTRVVEDLAHMLQVLAGFDPRDPTSSQVEVSDYSADLRAGVSGMVVGVPRDYFKLIDTDPEVLDLFDRALADLESLGAKVRDVSVPSMEYATIANGLIYSCEFYNICRADMDAAMSGEASESRRARLFIGAVSTSGDYVQAQRMRSRLRREFNAVFREVHVMALPTNPTPAPLAAELDGLDAVNKMLRPDYPSPANLAGVPALAIPSGFNSKGLPVGMQFWGKAFAESTLLRVGYAYQQHARWFERRPPG, from the coding sequence ACGTGAACCTCATGGAGGAGGGCGCGCTGGCAGAGGCGCGCACGGCGGAGCGGGAGATTCAGAACGGCCGCTATCGGGGACCGCTGCACGGGATACCCTTCGCCGTCAAGGACCAGTACGACGTCGAAGGGGCACTCTCCATGGTGCGCATCCCGCAACCGCCCGGACCGGGAGAAGACTGCGCCGCGGTGCGCCGCCTGCGCGAGGCGGGAGCGGTACTGCTCGGCAAGCTCAACATGAGCGGCCTTCCGGGAGGCATCAAGGGGGCGCGGAATCCCTGGAACCTCGACCACGTGCCGGGAGGCTCCAGCACCGGTTCCGGTGCCGGCATCGCCGGCGGGCTGTGCATGGGCTCGCTGGGCGAGGACACCGCGGGATCCATCCGCAATCCCGCGTCCTTCTGCGGCATATCCGGCCTGAAGCCCACCTACGGGCGGGTCAGCAGGTTCGGACTGGCGCCGCTGGGGTGGTCGCTGGACACCGCCGGCCCCATGACCCGGGTGGTGGAGGATCTGGCGCATATGCTCCAGGTCCTGGCCGGCTTCGATCCCAGGGACCCCACCTCGAGTCAGGTGGAGGTCTCCGACTACAGCGCGGACCTGCGGGCCGGCGTTTCGGGCATGGTCGTCGGGGTGCCGCGGGATTACTTCAAGCTCATCGACACCGACCCCGAGGTCCTGGACCTGTTCGACCGAGCGCTGGCGGACCTTGAGTCCCTGGGCGCCAAGGTCCGGGACGTGTCGGTGCCGAGCATGGAGTATGCCACCATCGCCAACGGTCTCATCTACTCGTGCGAGTTCTACAACATCTGCCGGGCCGACATGGACGCGGCCATGTCGGGTGAGGCGTCGGAGTCCCGCCGCGCGCGCCTGTTCATCGGCGCGGTGTCCACCTCCGGCGACTACGTCCAGGCCCAGCGGATGCGCAGCCGCCTCAGGCGGGAGTTCAACGCGGTGTTCCGTGAGGTCCACGTCATGGCCCTTCCGACCAATCCGACCCCCGCGCCGCTGGCCGCGGAACTGGACGGACTGGACGCCGTGAACAAGATGCTGCGCCCGGACTACCCCTCGCCGGCCAACCTCGCCGGTGTGCCGGCCCTGGCCATTCCGTCCGGTTTCAATTCCAAGGGCCTGCCGGTGGGCATGCAGTTCTGGGGCAAGGCCTTCGCCGAGTCCACGCTGCTGAGGGTGGGCTACGCCTACCAGCAGCACGCCCGCTGGTTCGAGCGCCGGCCGCCGGGGTAG